In Neisseria animalis, a single window of DNA contains:
- a CDS encoding bifunctional biotin--[acetyl-CoA-carboxylase] ligase/type III pantothenate kinase translates to MMSLKPPHWQVLTALADGLPQHVSRLARLAGVKPQQLNGFWQQMPPHIRGLLRQQDGQWRLVRPLALFDREVLEKSAKAHGFQTALLHECVSSNDEILSLARESVQKAHKHLCVPHFQSKGRGRQGRTWQHRLGECLMFSFGWAFDKPQQELGALSLVAALACHRALAALGLNTQIKWPNDLVVGRDKLGGILIETVRNSGQTVAVVGIGINFVLPKEVENAASVQALFQTASQRGASADKLLATLLGELDSAFRRFEEQGFTPMLADYQAANRDHGRAVRLLEDGKTAYEGEVAGVNGQGALLLDTADGRKTIVCGEISLRPNDNPLPEKIVRNCRYLLLDGGNSQLKWAWVENGSFSEVGRAPYRDLARLGEEWAERSEGLKKVVGCAVCGDAKKALVEAQIGCSVEWLPSMGQALGVRNHYRNPAEHGADRWFNALGSRRFSSNACVVVSCGTAVTTDALTDDNHYLGGTIMPGFHLMKEAMALKTANLNRPVGKVYAFPTTTSNALASGMMDAVCGSLMMMHGRLQNKVGEGKPVDVVITGGGAAKVVQALPEKFLAENNVKIVDNLVIYGLLSWIGQA, encoded by the coding sequence ATGATGTCGCTCAAGCCGCCGCATTGGCAGGTATTGACCGCACTTGCAGACGGCCTGCCGCAGCACGTTTCCCGGCTTGCACGGCTCGCGGGTGTCAAACCGCAGCAGTTGAACGGCTTTTGGCAGCAAATGCCGCCGCACATCCGCGGCCTGTTGCGCCAGCAGGACGGGCAATGGCGGCTGGTGCGTCCGTTGGCACTGTTTGACCGTGAAGTGCTGGAAAAAAGCGCTAAGGCACACGGTTTTCAGACGGCCTTGCTGCACGAATGCGTATCCAGCAACGATGAAATTTTGTCTTTGGCGCGCGAATCGGTGCAAAAAGCGCACAAACACTTGTGTGTCCCCCATTTCCAAAGCAAAGGGCGCGGACGGCAGGGGCGGACTTGGCAGCACCGTTTGGGCGAATGCCTGATGTTCAGTTTCGGTTGGGCGTTCGACAAGCCGCAGCAGGAATTGGGCGCATTGTCTCTGGTTGCCGCATTGGCGTGTCACCGCGCATTGGCGGCATTGGGTTTGAACACGCAAATCAAATGGCCGAACGATTTGGTGGTGGGGCGCGACAAGCTCGGCGGTATTCTCATCGAAACCGTCCGAAACAGCGGCCAAACCGTTGCCGTGGTCGGTATTGGCATCAATTTTGTCTTGCCTAAAGAAGTTGAAAATGCCGCTTCGGTACAGGCACTTTTCCAGACGGCCTCACAGCGCGGCGCATCGGCAGATAAATTGCTGGCAACATTATTGGGCGAATTGGACAGCGCGTTCCGCCGCTTTGAAGAACAAGGTTTTACGCCCATGCTTGCCGATTATCAGGCAGCCAACCGCGATCACGGCAGAGCCGTCCGCCTGTTGGAAGACGGTAAAACCGCATACGAAGGCGAAGTGGCCGGAGTAAACGGGCAGGGCGCGTTGCTGTTGGATACGGCAGACGGCAGAAAAACCATCGTGTGCGGCGAAATCAGTCTGCGCCCGAACGATAACCCGTTGCCGGAAAAAATCGTCCGCAACTGCCGTTATCTGTTGCTGGACGGCGGCAACAGCCAGCTCAAATGGGCATGGGTGGAAAACGGCAGTTTCAGCGAAGTCGGCCGCGCTCCTTACCGCGACTTGGCCAGACTCGGCGAAGAGTGGGCGGAGCGTTCGGAAGGCTTGAAAAAAGTTGTCGGCTGCGCGGTCTGCGGCGATGCGAAAAAAGCCTTGGTGGAAGCACAAATCGGCTGTTCGGTCGAATGGCTGCCGTCGATGGGGCAGGCACTCGGTGTCCGCAATCATTACCGTAATCCTGCGGAACACGGGGCAGACCGTTGGTTTAATGCGCTGGGCAGCCGCCGTTTCAGCAGCAATGCCTGCGTGGTGGTCAGTTGCGGTACGGCAGTCACCACCGATGCGCTGACCGACGATAATCATTATCTGGGCGGAACGATTATGCCGGGATTTCATTTGATGAAAGAAGCAATGGCATTGAAAACCGCTAATCTGAACCGTCCTGTCGGCAAGGTTTATGCCTTCCCCACCACGACTTCCAATGCCTTGGCCAGCGGCATGATGGACGCGGTTTGCGGCTCGCTGATGATGATGCATGGCCGTCTGCAAAACAAAGTCGGCGAGGGCAAGCCGGTTGATGTGGTGATTACCGGCGGCGGCGCGGCCAAAGTCGTGCAGGCGCTGCCGGAAAAGTTTTTAGCAGAGAATAATGTAAAAATTGTTGATAATTTAGTGATTTATGGTTTGCTGAGCTGGATCGGGCAAGCATGA
- a CDS encoding FadR/GntR family transcriptional regulator, with the protein MSKFIRPKKISDQILAVLEERIASGEYPEGSRIPPERVLAEEFGVSRPSVRAALAVLVSRKIMEARHGDGYYVSTRTRQDFLQSWQELLGKHSHWEHDVYDFSRHLEGMMAGLAAERRTDTDLERIAFWLENFETACAENNLEHQAEADSSFHQAIADATHNILFGHLSGSLLHMLYRQTRSTIIRDNQSENPRPTLIRQHRALFEAIKEGNSALAAQTAQNHLDFVSDSLREGRTYRSRCEHAGHLAQNDLDKVKNW; encoded by the coding sequence ATGAGCAAATTTATCCGCCCCAAAAAAATCAGCGACCAAATTTTAGCCGTATTGGAAGAACGCATCGCCTCCGGCGAATACCCGGAGGGCAGCCGCATTCCGCCCGAACGTGTACTGGCGGAAGAATTTGGCGTATCCCGTCCGTCTGTCCGTGCAGCCTTAGCCGTATTGGTCTCGCGAAAAATCATGGAAGCGCGACATGGCGACGGCTATTACGTTTCCACCCGCACTCGTCAGGACTTTCTGCAAAGCTGGCAGGAGCTGCTGGGCAAACATTCCCACTGGGAACACGATGTGTACGATTTCAGCCGCCATTTGGAAGGCATGATGGCAGGGCTGGCGGCCGAACGGCGCACCGATACGGACCTCGAACGCATTGCCTTTTGGCTGGAAAACTTTGAAACCGCCTGCGCCGAAAACAATCTCGAACATCAGGCAGAAGCCGACTCCAGCTTCCACCAAGCCATTGCCGATGCCACCCACAATATCCTGTTCGGCCATCTTTCCGGCAGCCTGCTCCATATGCTCTACCGGCAGACGCGCAGCACCATTATCCGCGACAACCAATCGGAAAACCCGCGCCCTACCCTTATCCGCCAACACCGCGCGCTCTTTGAAGCCATCAAAGAAGGGAACAGCGCGCTCGCCGCACAAACCGCGCAAAACCACTTGGATTTTGTTTCCGACAGCCTCAGGGAAGGCCGTACCTACCGAAGCCGTTGTGAACACGCAGGTCATTTGGCACAAAATGATTTGGATAAAGTCAAAAACTGGTAA
- the rph gene encoding ribonuclease PH — MNCIRTTRAADSLRDIKITPDFLPHADGSVLIECGNTKVICTASIDENVPPFLRGKEQGWVTAEYGMLPASTASRMRREAAAGKQSGRTQEIQRLIGRSLRAVVDMKKLGERQILIDCDVIQADGGTRTASITGAFVALQMAVDKLLSDGLISENPITEAVAAVSVGVVGGVPLLDLDYPEDSGCDSDVNIVMTASGKIIEIQGTAEGAPFSLDELGKLIALGQKGIAELVQHQQKALATQQ; from the coding sequence ATGAACTGCATCCGCACGACCCGCGCCGCCGACAGCCTGCGCGACATCAAAATCACTCCCGACTTCCTGCCGCACGCCGACGGTTCGGTATTGATCGAATGCGGCAACACCAAAGTCATCTGCACCGCCTCCATCGATGAAAATGTCCCGCCTTTTCTGCGCGGCAAAGAACAAGGCTGGGTCACCGCCGAATACGGCATGCTGCCTGCCTCCACCGCCTCGCGCATGCGCCGCGAAGCCGCTGCCGGCAAACAGTCCGGCCGCACTCAAGAAATCCAGCGGCTTATCGGCCGCTCCTTACGCGCCGTGGTCGACATGAAAAAACTGGGCGAACGCCAAATCCTAATCGACTGCGACGTTATCCAAGCCGACGGCGGCACGCGCACCGCCTCGATTACCGGCGCATTCGTCGCCCTGCAAATGGCGGTTGACAAACTGCTTTCAGACGGCCTGATCAGCGAAAACCCGATTACCGAAGCCGTAGCCGCCGTATCCGTAGGCGTAGTCGGCGGCGTACCGCTGCTGGATTTGGATTATCCTGAAGATTCCGGCTGCGACAGCGATGTCAACATCGTCATGACCGCATCCGGCAAAATCATCGAAATCCAAGGCACGGCGGAAGGCGCACCGTTTTCCCTCGACGAGTTGGGCAAACTGATTGCGTTGGGACAAAAAGGCATTGCCGAATTGGTGCAACACCAGCAAAAAGCACTGGCAACACAACAATAA
- a CDS encoding YicC/YloC family endoribonuclease codes for MNIKSMTGFANVAGECGSKRINLEIRAVNHRYLDVQFRMPEDLRHLEGALREQIAAAAVRGKLECRIQVQDIVQGGQGLAVNQELVDRLAKLNKQWRKQHEGLGKLTVADILKFPGVLASQNEDTEVFAKTVQALLSQALQDFSSARAREGKKLAEHLLQRLDGMTEIVDELSKKFPDLLEAHMEKVRARLAEAVGNIDNDRLQQEFALFIQKSDVDEEFSRLRTHIGEVRRIVTEGKGSAGKRLDFLMQELNREANTLGSKAIAAECTQASVELKVLIEQMREQVQNIE; via the coding sequence ATGAATATCAAAAGTATGACCGGTTTTGCGAATGTGGCCGGCGAATGCGGCAGCAAACGCATTAATTTGGAAATCCGTGCAGTCAACCACCGTTATTTGGACGTGCAATTCCGTATGCCGGAGGATTTGCGCCATCTGGAAGGCGCGTTGCGCGAGCAGATTGCGGCGGCGGCAGTCCGCGGTAAATTGGAATGCCGCATACAGGTACAGGATATTGTACAGGGCGGGCAGGGTTTGGCGGTAAATCAGGAGTTGGTTGATCGGCTTGCCAAACTCAACAAGCAATGGCGCAAACAGCATGAAGGTTTGGGCAAACTGACGGTGGCGGATATTTTGAAATTCCCCGGGGTGCTGGCGAGCCAAAACGAGGATACGGAAGTGTTTGCCAAAACCGTGCAGGCTTTGTTGTCGCAAGCCTTGCAGGATTTCTCCTCCGCCCGCGCCCGCGAGGGTAAAAAGCTGGCGGAACATTTGTTGCAGCGTTTGGACGGTATGACTGAAATCGTCGATGAATTAAGTAAGAAGTTTCCGGATCTTTTGGAAGCGCATATGGAAAAAGTGCGTGCGCGCTTGGCCGAGGCGGTGGGCAATATCGATAACGACCGCCTGCAGCAGGAATTTGCACTGTTTATCCAGAAGTCGGATGTCGATGAGGAGTTCAGCCGTCTGCGTACCCATATCGGCGAAGTGCGCCGCATTGTTACCGAGGGCAAAGGCAGTGCGGGCAAACGCTTGGATTTTCTGATGCAGGAGCTTAACCGCGAGGCGAATACTTTGGGCAGCAAGGCGATTGCGGCGGAATGTACTCAGGCTTCGGTCGAATTGAAAGTGTTGATTGAGCAGATGCGCGAACAGGTGCAGAATATCGAGTAA
- a CDS encoding 5-methyltetrahydropteroyltriglutamate--homocysteine S-methyltransferase, whose product MSKLFPQATLRDRAPYRFDIVGSFLRPDAIKQARRQCACGDCSVEELHAVEDTEVAQLVAKEKAVGLPNVTDGEFRRTWWHLDFLFELLGVELEDTKEYSTQFKAHMHRPVTLKITDKIAFPKVHPFIDHFKGLQKAAGDYPVKFTIPSPSMLHLITCVRTPNPKLIERYAGNEEQLFADTTAAYIDAVNALYAAGCRILQLDDTAWGEFCSEEKRALYASQGVNVDAVAKRYVQMINEVRAAAPADMVITMHICRGNFRSTWFSSGGYEPVAEILFGGCHVDGFFLEYDSDRAGDFKPLRFIKDQQVVLGLVTSKNGDLEDKAVIIERIQEAAKYVDINQLCLSPQCGFASTEEGNVLTEEDQWKKLELIREIVDEVWGDK is encoded by the coding sequence ATGAGCAAACTCTTTCCCCAAGCCACCCTGCGCGATCGCGCGCCTTACCGTTTCGATATTGTCGGCAGCTTCCTCCGCCCTGATGCCATCAAACAGGCGCGCCGCCAATGCGCGTGCGGCGATTGTTCGGTTGAAGAGCTGCACGCGGTAGAAGATACGGAAGTGGCGCAACTGGTTGCCAAGGAGAAAGCCGTCGGGCTGCCGAATGTAACCGATGGCGAGTTCCGCCGCACTTGGTGGCATTTGGATTTTCTGTTTGAGCTGCTGGGCGTGGAATTGGAAGATACCAAAGAATACAGCACTCAATTCAAAGCGCATATGCACCGCCCGGTAACCTTGAAAATTACCGATAAAATCGCTTTCCCTAAAGTACACCCGTTTATTGACCATTTCAAAGGTTTGCAGAAAGCGGCAGGCGATTATCCGGTGAAATTTACCATTCCTTCGCCGAGTATGTTGCACCTGATTACCTGCGTGCGAACCCCCAATCCCAAGTTGATTGAGCGTTATGCGGGCAATGAGGAGCAGTTGTTTGCCGATACGACTGCCGCCTATATTGATGCCGTCAACGCGCTGTATGCCGCCGGCTGCCGTATTTTGCAGTTGGACGATACCGCTTGGGGCGAGTTCTGCTCGGAAGAAAAACGCGCGCTGTATGCGTCGCAAGGCGTGAACGTGGACGCGGTTGCCAAGCGTTATGTGCAAATGATTAATGAAGTCCGAGCCGCCGCACCTGCCGATATGGTCATCACCATGCATATCTGCCGCGGCAATTTCCGTTCTACTTGGTTCTCCAGCGGCGGTTACGAGCCGGTTGCCGAGATTCTGTTTGGCGGCTGCCATGTTGACGGTTTCTTCTTGGAGTACGACAGCGACCGCGCCGGTGATTTCAAGCCTTTGCGTTTTATCAAAGACCAGCAGGTTGTTTTGGGTTTGGTCACCTCCAAAAACGGCGACTTGGAAGATAAAGCCGTCATCATCGAGCGTATTCAAGAAGCCGCGAAATATGTGGACATCAACCAGCTCTGCCTCAGCCCGCAATGTGGTTTCGCTTCAACGGAAGAGGGCAATGTGCTGACCGAAGAGGACCAATGGAAAAAATTGGAATTGATTCGAGAGATTGTTGATGAAGTGTGGGGCGACAAATAA
- the trkA gene encoding Trk system potassium transporter TrkA, with product MKILILGSGQVGSTVAQNLAQLPSNDVTIIDIDEKALQLIGSRCDVQTITGNGASPFVLERAGAADADLLLALTRSDETNIVACKIAADLFNIPSRIARVRSREYLEYRVDTDEEGEGNSLGVFNITETISPEQLVTEQLVGLLSYTSALQVLNFADDRVRMVVVQARLGGLLVNKEIAEINAHLPDGVDCQICAIYRNNRLIVPTPQTVIIEGDEVFFVASSDNVNAIMRELRPKEARNRRIMIAGGGNIGYRLAKELESQYDIKIISRNAGRAEWLAENLDNTLVLQGSATDESLLAEEYIDEIDVYCALTNDDENNIMSALLAKNLGAKRVIAIVNRSSYVDLLEGNKIDIAVSPHLITIGSILAHIRRGDVVAVHPLRRGTAEAIEVVVHGDKNTSAIVGRRISEVEWPHGCHFAALVRDNEVIMGHHEEAVLQEGDHVIFFVARRRVLRELEKLIQVKMGFFG from the coding sequence GTGAAAATCCTGATTCTCGGCAGCGGCCAAGTCGGCTCTACGGTGGCGCAAAACCTTGCCCAACTGCCCAGCAACGACGTTACCATCATCGACATCGATGAGAAAGCCTTGCAACTCATCGGCAGCCGCTGCGATGTACAAACCATTACCGGCAACGGTGCTTCGCCATTTGTACTGGAGCGGGCGGGCGCGGCAGACGCTGATTTGCTGCTGGCACTAACCCGCAGCGACGAAACCAATATTGTTGCCTGCAAAATCGCTGCCGACTTATTCAATATCCCGAGCCGCATTGCCCGCGTCCGTTCCCGCGAATATTTGGAATACCGCGTGGACACCGATGAAGAAGGCGAAGGTAACAGTTTGGGGGTATTCAACATTACCGAAACCATCAGCCCCGAACAGTTGGTCACCGAACAATTAGTCGGCTTACTGAGCTACACCAGCGCGTTGCAGGTTTTAAATTTTGCAGACGACCGCGTGCGTATGGTGGTGGTGCAGGCACGTTTGGGCGGCTTGCTGGTGAATAAAGAAATCGCCGAAATCAACGCGCACCTGCCGGACGGTGTAGACTGCCAAATCTGTGCGATTTACCGCAACAACCGCTTAATAGTGCCCACACCGCAAACCGTTATTATCGAAGGCGATGAAGTATTTTTTGTAGCCAGCAGCGACAATGTCAACGCCATCATGCGCGAACTGCGGCCGAAAGAAGCACGCAACCGCCGCATCATGATTGCCGGCGGCGGCAACATCGGCTATCGCTTGGCAAAAGAATTGGAATCCCAATACGACATCAAAATTATTTCACGCAATGCCGGCAGAGCCGAGTGGTTGGCGGAAAACCTTGACAATACGCTGGTTTTGCAAGGCTCGGCAACCGATGAATCCCTGCTTGCCGAAGAATATATTGATGAAATCGATGTCTATTGCGCGCTGACCAACGACGATGAAAACAACATCATGTCCGCATTATTGGCGAAAAATCTCGGCGCCAAGCGCGTGATTGCCATCGTCAACCGTTCCAGCTATGTAGATTTGCTGGAAGGTAATAAAATCGATATTGCCGTTTCGCCGCATCTGATTACCATCGGCTCGATACTCGCGCACATCCGTCGGGGCGATGTCGTAGCGGTTCACCCTTTGCGGCGCGGTACGGCGGAGGCGATTGAAGTGGTGGTACACGGCGATAAAAATACCTCTGCGATTGTCGGCCGCCGCATCAGTGAAGTCGAATGGCCGCACGGCTGCCACTTTGCCGCTTTGGTACGCGATAACGAAGTGATTATGGGACACCATGAAGAAGCGGTTTTACAGGAAGGCGATCATGTTATTTTCTTTGTCGCCCGCCGCCGCGTCCTGCGCGAATTGGAAAAACTCATTCAGGTAAAAATGGGCTTTTTCGGCTGA
- a CDS encoding DASS family sodium-coupled anion symporter, with amino-acid sequence MGFKPIPAAAALVLTLLIWFVIPIPEGVSPQAWHLLALFVGIIAGIIGKAMPIGAMAILGITLVALTGVTVPELADGEPVKNPAGQAIKDALSSLNNSLIWMIGIAIIISRGLLKTGLGMRIGYLLISLFGKRTLGVGYSLALADLVIGPVTPSNTARGGAIVHPIMKSIALSFDSDPEKGTENKIGKYLSLVNFHANVITCLMFITATAPNPLVVELVAKATHSDIHLSWGTWFLAMLLPGLVAMLLMPLVLYLIFPPEIKQTPNATTLAKEQLAQMGPMKREEKTMLGIFIILLLLWAGVPEMLFGIKVDATATTFLGLSLCLLTGILTWEDALKEKSAWDTIVWFAALVMMANFLNKLGLIGWLSDSLQAGISGMGLGWEAGCALLMLAYLYAHYVFASGTAHVTAMFGAFYGAGLALGAPPMLFALMMAAATGIMMSLTHYATGSAPVIYGSNYTTMTEWWKAGFIMSVLELLIFATVGLAWWNILGYW; translated from the coding sequence ATGGGCTTTAAGCCGATTCCCGCAGCAGCCGCATTGGTGCTGACGCTGCTTATCTGGTTCGTCATTCCGATACCGGAAGGCGTATCACCGCAGGCTTGGCATCTGCTGGCTTTGTTTGTCGGCATCATCGCCGGCATCATCGGCAAAGCCATGCCGATTGGCGCAATGGCGATTCTGGGCATCACGCTGGTTGCACTGACCGGCGTGACCGTACCCGAGCTGGCAGACGGCGAGCCGGTCAAAAATCCGGCCGGACAAGCCATTAAAGACGCCTTAAGCAGCCTCAACAACTCGCTGATTTGGATGATTGGTATCGCCATCATCATTTCCCGCGGCCTCTTGAAAACCGGCCTCGGTATGCGCATCGGCTATCTGTTGATTTCCCTGTTTGGCAAACGCACACTGGGCGTGGGCTACAGCCTTGCGCTGGCAGACTTGGTAATCGGGCCGGTCACACCTTCCAACACCGCACGCGGCGGCGCGATTGTGCACCCGATTATGAAATCCATTGCCTTAAGTTTCGACTCCGATCCCGAAAAAGGCACGGAAAACAAAATCGGCAAATACCTCTCATTGGTCAACTTTCACGCCAACGTCATTACCTGCCTGATGTTCATCACCGCCACCGCCCCCAATCCTCTGGTGGTCGAATTGGTTGCCAAAGCCACCCATTCCGATATTCATCTCTCTTGGGGCACATGGTTTCTGGCCATGCTCCTGCCCGGTCTGGTTGCCATGTTGCTGATGCCGCTGGTGCTGTACCTCATCTTCCCGCCCGAAATCAAACAAACTCCGAACGCCACCACATTAGCCAAAGAGCAGCTTGCACAAATGGGGCCGATGAAGCGCGAAGAAAAAACCATGCTCGGCATTTTCATCATCTTGCTGCTGTTGTGGGCAGGCGTACCCGAAATGCTGTTCGGCATCAAAGTCGACGCCACCGCCACCACTTTTCTCGGTCTGTCGCTGTGTTTGCTGACCGGCATTCTGACTTGGGAAGACGCTCTGAAAGAAAAAAGCGCGTGGGACACCATCGTATGGTTTGCCGCCTTAGTGATGATGGCCAACTTCCTCAACAAACTCGGCTTAATCGGCTGGTTATCTGATTCCCTGCAAGCCGGTATTTCCGGCATGGGTTTGGGTTGGGAAGCAGGTTGCGCCCTTCTGATGCTTGCCTATCTTTACGCCCACTACGTTTTCGCCAGCGGCACGGCACACGTTACCGCCATGTTCGGCGCATTCTACGGCGCAGGCTTGGCACTTGGCGCACCGCCCATGCTGTTTGCCCTGATGATGGCTGCCGCCACCGGCATCATGATGTCGCTGACCCACTACGCCACCGGTTCTGCTCCCGTTATCTACGGATCAAACTACACCACCATGACCGAATGGTGGAAAGCCGGTTTCATCATGAGCGTTTTAGAACTCCTGATTTTCGCCACCGTCGGCTTAGCTTGGTGGAACATATTGGGCTACTGGTAA
- a CDS encoding complex I 51 kDa subunit family protein has protein sequence MNQANQNLLHPSRRVGADLAAWRKVGGGKGLLAALADPENIIATLQEANLCGMGGAGFPTWRKWEAAVAAKSKNGDKYVVCNANEDEPGTFKDRVLLAETPHQVIEGVLVAAVACRANKAVLYVNPHQTESIASLTPAIEEWKKSDLFIRIENYLGKPLDLQLVKTSGRYIGGEETAVISWLEGNFPFPRRKPPFPAESGVFGAPTLINNTETFANIPQILANGAEWYRNLGLGDAAGTKLYSLSGDVLNPGLYELPMGTTLHELIYVHGGGMLEGRTFKAVFTGGPSNTLLTAKDLDVPLDFVSVRERKSSLGTGAMIVISEGTSVVRKVSEYVEFFAANSCGQCPPCKGGTFQLSRLLNRVDTGIGTSDDLQALQSLCKLLPHSGRCGLIDGAVTVLQSSLRTFPEEYGLPDGQEQ, from the coding sequence ATGAATCAGGCAAATCAAAACCTACTGCACCCGTCACGCCGCGTCGGTGCGGATTTGGCGGCATGGCGCAAAGTCGGCGGCGGAAAAGGCCTGCTGGCTGCCTTGGCCGATCCTGAAAACATCATCGCCACATTGCAGGAAGCGAATCTTTGCGGCATGGGCGGTGCAGGTTTTCCGACTTGGCGCAAGTGGGAAGCCGCTGTAGCGGCGAAAAGCAAAAACGGTGACAAATACGTTGTCTGCAACGCCAACGAAGACGAACCGGGCACCTTCAAAGACCGCGTACTGCTGGCGGAAACGCCGCACCAGGTCATCGAAGGCGTGTTGGTTGCCGCCGTAGCCTGCCGTGCCAACAAAGCGGTTTTGTATGTCAACCCGCACCAAACCGAATCCATCGCCTCGCTCACGCCCGCCATCGAAGAATGGAAAAAAAGCGATTTGTTCATCCGCATTGAAAACTATTTGGGCAAACCGTTGGATTTACAGTTGGTAAAAACCTCCGGACGCTATATCGGCGGAGAAGAAACCGCCGTCATCTCCTGGCTGGAGGGCAATTTCCCGTTTCCGCGCCGCAAACCGCCGTTTCCGGCAGAAAGCGGCGTATTCGGCGCACCGACACTGATCAACAACACCGAAACCTTCGCCAATATTCCGCAAATCCTCGCCAACGGTGCCGAATGGTATCGGAATTTGGGCTTGGGCGATGCCGCAGGAACCAAGCTGTACTCACTCTCCGGAGACGTACTGAATCCGGGGCTGTACGAGCTGCCGATGGGCACTACCCTGCACGAGCTGATTTACGTCCACGGCGGCGGCATGCTGGAAGGCCGTACCTTTAAAGCCGTATTTACCGGAGGCCCGTCGAATACGCTTCTGACCGCCAAAGATTTGGATGTACCGCTGGACTTCGTTTCCGTGCGCGAACGCAAATCCAGCCTCGGCACCGGCGCGATGATTGTCATCTCGGAAGGCACCAGCGTCGTGCGGAAAGTATCGGAATATGTGGAATTTTTCGCCGCCAACTCCTGCGGCCAGTGCCCGCCCTGCAAAGGCGGCACATTCCAACTTTCCCGCCTCCTCAACCGCGTTGATACCGGCATCGGCACTTCCGACGACCTTCAGGCTCTGCAAAGCCTGTGCAAGCTGCTGCCGCACAGCGGCCGCTGCGGCCTGATCGACGGCGCGGTAACCGTATTGCAGAGCTCTTTGCGTACCTTTCCCGAAGAGTACGGCTTGCCGGACGGACAGGAACAGTAA